One window of Streptomyces sp. FIT100 genomic DNA carries:
- a CDS encoding MIP/aquaporin family protein: MSNADIFLGEVIGTAILILFGAGVCAAVTLHHSKARASGWFVITFGWGFGVLAGAYTSAPLSGGHLNPAVTVGVAVDTGEWSKVPLYIVAQMIGAVLGAVLAWLVYYAQFQANSDREKAQPTLGIFATAPEIRKPVANLVTEIIATAGLVLPVLAFGRNAGIGIGPVPGAPAGIYGSGISILLVSLLVVGIGLSLGGPTGYAVNPARDLGPRLTHALLPIPNKGTSDWGYAWIPVAGPLVGGLLAGLVFNAAF; this comes from the coding sequence ATGAGCAACGCAGACATCTTCCTCGGCGAGGTCATCGGGACCGCGATACTGATCCTCTTCGGCGCGGGCGTATGCGCCGCGGTCACCTTGCACCACTCCAAAGCGAGAGCCTCCGGATGGTTCGTCATCACGTTCGGCTGGGGTTTCGGTGTGCTCGCGGGCGCGTACACCTCGGCGCCGCTCTCGGGCGGACACCTCAATCCGGCCGTGACCGTGGGCGTCGCCGTCGACACCGGCGAGTGGAGCAAGGTGCCGCTGTACATCGTGGCGCAGATGATCGGCGCGGTCCTCGGCGCCGTGCTCGCCTGGCTTGTCTACTACGCGCAGTTCCAGGCCAACTCCGACCGCGAGAAGGCCCAGCCCACGCTCGGGATCTTCGCGACCGCCCCGGAGATCCGCAAACCCGTCGCGAACCTCGTCACCGAGATCATCGCGACCGCGGGGCTCGTCCTGCCGGTCCTGGCCTTCGGACGGAACGCCGGCATCGGCATCGGCCCGGTACCGGGCGCGCCCGCCGGGATCTACGGCTCCGGAATCTCGATCCTGCTGGTGTCCCTGCTGGTCGTCGGGATCGGTCTGTCCCTGGGCGGACCGACCGGTTACGCCGTCAACCCGGCACGTGACCTGGGGCCGCGCCTCACCCACGCGCTGCTGCCCATCCCCAACAAGGGGACGTCCGACTGGGGATACGCCTGGATTCCGGTGGCCGGACCGCTGGTGGGTGGTCTCCTGGCGGGCCTCGTCTTCAACGCCGCGTTCTGA
- the glpK gene encoding glycerol kinase GlpK produces MTDTSEKFVAAIDQGTTSSRCIIFDRNGAVVAVDQREHRQIFPKPGWVEHDATEIWSKVQAVVAGALAKAGLRAEQLSALGITNQRETTVLWDRATGKPVHNAIVWQDTRTTALCAELGGADGQDRFRDATGLPLASYFSGPKAAWLLDNVPGLRGRAERGEIAFGTIDSWLIWNLTGGTEGGVHVTDVTNASRTMLMNLETLRWDPSILAAMRVPEAVLPEIRSSAEVYGTAVGRLDGVPVASALGDQQAAIFGQACYDTGTAKNTYGTGSFLLLNTGSRPVPSKSGLITTVGYKIGQEAPVYCLEGSIAITGALVQWFRDQLGIIRSADEIETLAASVDDNGGAYIVPAFSGLYAPYWRADARGVITGLTGYVTKAHLARAVLEATSWQTREVVDAMYQDSGVPITTLKVDGGMTANQLLMQHQADVLGVPVIRPKVAETTCLGAAYAAGLATGVWGGLDELKTHWQRDAEWSPRMGAEAREREYDNWRRAVERSFGWHKEGGA; encoded by the coding sequence ATGACGGACACCTCCGAGAAATTCGTCGCCGCGATCGACCAGGGCACCACGTCGAGCCGCTGCATCATCTTCGACAGGAACGGCGCCGTCGTCGCCGTCGACCAGCGCGAGCACCGTCAGATCTTCCCCAAGCCCGGCTGGGTCGAGCACGACGCGACCGAGATCTGGTCCAAGGTCCAGGCCGTGGTCGCGGGGGCGCTGGCCAAGGCCGGACTGCGCGCCGAGCAGCTCAGCGCGCTCGGCATCACCAACCAGCGCGAGACGACGGTGCTGTGGGACCGCGCCACGGGCAAGCCGGTGCACAACGCGATCGTCTGGCAGGACACACGGACGACGGCGCTGTGTGCCGAACTCGGCGGGGCGGACGGGCAGGACCGTTTCCGCGATGCGACCGGGCTGCCCCTCGCGAGCTACTTCTCCGGGCCCAAGGCGGCATGGCTGCTGGACAACGTGCCCGGGCTGCGCGGCAGGGCGGAGCGCGGTGAGATCGCGTTCGGCACCATCGACTCCTGGCTGATCTGGAACCTCACCGGCGGCACGGAGGGCGGTGTGCACGTCACCGACGTCACCAACGCCTCGCGCACCATGCTGATGAACCTGGAGACCCTCCGGTGGGACCCCTCGATCCTGGCGGCGATGCGGGTGCCCGAAGCCGTGCTCCCGGAGATCCGGTCATCGGCCGAGGTGTACGGAACGGCCGTCGGGCGGCTCGACGGTGTGCCGGTCGCCTCCGCGCTCGGCGACCAGCAGGCGGCCATTTTCGGCCAGGCGTGCTACGACACGGGCACGGCGAAGAACACGTACGGCACCGGCAGTTTCCTGCTGCTCAACACAGGAAGCCGGCCGGTCCCGTCGAAGAGCGGACTGATCACCACCGTCGGCTACAAGATCGGCCAGGAGGCTCCGGTCTACTGCCTGGAGGGGTCGATCGCGATCACCGGAGCCCTGGTGCAGTGGTTCCGGGACCAGCTCGGGATCATCCGCAGCGCGGACGAGATCGAGACACTGGCGGCGAGCGTGGACGACAACGGCGGGGCGTACATCGTGCCCGCCTTCTCCGGTCTGTACGCGCCGTACTGGCGGGCCGACGCCCGCGGTGTCATCACCGGGCTGACCGGGTACGTCACCAAGGCGCATCTGGCGCGGGCGGTGCTGGAGGCGACGAGCTGGCAGACGCGCGAGGTCGTGGACGCCATGTACCAGGACTCGGGCGTGCCGATCACGACGCTGAAGGTCGACGGCGGAATGACCGCCAACCAGCTGCTGATGCAGCATCAGGCGGATGTCCTCGGCGTGCCCGTGATCAGGCCGAAGGTGGCGGAGACGACCTGCCTGGGCGCGGCGTACGCGGCGGGTCTCGCCACCGGGGTGTGGGGCGGCCTGGACGAGCTGAAGACGCATTGGCAGCGCGATGCCGAGTGGTCGCCGCGGATGGGCGCGGAGGCCAGGGAGCGGGAGTACGACAACTGGCGCAGGGCCGTGGAGCGCAGCTTCGGCTGGCACAAGGAGGGCGGCGCGTAG
- a CDS encoding ATP/GTP-binding protein, translating into MVFERSSRSGAQRPVEPVTLKLLVAGGFGVGKTTLVGAVSEIRPLRTEETLSEAGRPVDDLDGVESKGTTTVAMDFGRITLRDDLVLYLFGTPGQDRFWFLWDELAQGALGAVVLADTRRLEDSFAAIDYFERRGIPFTVGVNCFDGADRFPIDTVRAALDLDPEVPLMLCDARERESVKSVLVAVVEHALDRSTREREPAVT; encoded by the coding sequence ATGGTCTTCGAGCGCTCTAGCCGCTCGGGCGCGCAGCGGCCGGTCGAGCCGGTGACGCTGAAGCTCCTGGTGGCGGGCGGCTTCGGGGTCGGCAAGACGACGCTCGTCGGCGCTGTCAGCGAGATCAGACCACTGCGCACCGAGGAGACCCTCAGCGAGGCCGGCCGTCCCGTCGACGATCTCGACGGCGTCGAGTCGAAGGGCACGACGACCGTCGCCATGGACTTCGGCCGGATCACCCTCCGGGACGACCTGGTGCTCTACCTCTTCGGCACGCCCGGCCAGGACCGCTTCTGGTTCCTCTGGGACGAACTCGCCCAGGGCGCCCTCGGCGCGGTGGTCCTCGCCGACACGCGCCGCCTGGAGGACTCCTTCGCGGCGATCGACTACTTCGAACGCCGCGGGATCCCGTTCACCGTCGGCGTCAACTGCTTCGACGGCGCGGACCGCTTCCCCATCGACACGGTACGGGCCGCACTCGACCTCGACCCCGAGGTGCCGCTGATGCTGTGCGACGCCCGGGAGCGCGAGTCGGTGAAGTCGGTGCTGGTGGCGGTCGTGGAACACGCCCTGGACCGCTCCACCCGGGAGCGCGAGCCCGCCGTGACCTGA
- a CDS encoding DUF742 domain-containing protein has protein sequence MNDTGQRAGHSGRDPGRDAGYQNAGRDGGQDSGQGTGQGSGQDAQHASHWFDDDAGPVVRPYAMTRGRTSSATRHRLDLIALVVPEPAADNPGGDQTLSPEHVEIIERCSTIPQSIAELAAGLDLPVGVVRVLVGDLVDDALVHVSRPVPPAELPDVSILREVINGLRAL, from the coding sequence ATGAATGACACCGGACAACGCGCCGGACACTCCGGACGAGACCCCGGGCGGGACGCCGGATACCAGAACGCCGGACGAGACGGGGGACAGGACTCCGGACAAGGCACCGGCCAGGGCTCCGGCCAGGACGCCCAGCATGCATCCCACTGGTTCGACGACGACGCGGGACCGGTGGTCCGTCCGTATGCCATGACCCGCGGCCGCACGAGCAGCGCGACCCGGCACCGGCTCGATCTGATCGCGCTCGTCGTCCCCGAACCGGCCGCCGACAACCCGGGCGGGGACCAGACGCTCTCGCCCGAGCACGTCGAGATCATCGAACGCTGCAGCACCATCCCGCAGTCCATCGCCGAGCTCGCCGCCGGACTCGACCTCCCCGTCGGGGTGGTCCGGGTCCTCGTCGGCGACCTCGTCGACGACGCGCTCGTCCACGTATCCCGTCCCGTTCCGCCGGCCGAGCTGCCGGACGTGAGCATTCTCCGCGAGGTGATCAATGGTCTTCGAGCGCTCTAG
- a CDS encoding roadblock/LC7 domain-containing protein, protein MTAPNAAEDDTAGGGELNWLLDELVERVGSIRKALVLSSDGLATGRSKDLTREDGEHLAAVASGFHSLAKGVGRHFDVGQVRQTVVELDDAFLFVTAAGDGSCLAVLTDSDSDVGQVAYEMTLMVKRVGVHLATAPRTGLTSGG, encoded by the coding sequence ATGACCGCACCGAACGCCGCAGAAGACGACACCGCCGGGGGCGGCGAGCTCAACTGGCTCCTGGACGAACTGGTCGAGCGGGTCGGCTCCATCCGCAAGGCGCTGGTGCTCTCCAGCGACGGCTTGGCGACCGGCAGGTCCAAGGACCTCACCCGCGAGGACGGCGAGCACCTCGCCGCCGTCGCCTCCGGTTTCCACAGCCTCGCCAAGGGCGTGGGCCGCCACTTCGACGTGGGGCAGGTCCGGCAGACCGTCGTCGAACTCGACGACGCCTTCCTCTTCGTCACCGCGGCGGGTGACGGCAGCTGCCTCGCCGTGCTGACCGACTCCGACTCCGACGTCGGCCAGGTCGCCTACGAGATGACGTTGATGGTCAAGCGGGTGGGCGTCCACCTCGCCACGGCACCACGGACCGGGCTGACCTCCGGAGGGTGA
- a CDS encoding nitrate- and nitrite sensing domain-containing protein, whose amino-acid sequence MRFRGKSIRRKIVALLLVPLVSLTALWGFATALTGQEAKQLLDVGYIIGKVGHPIEDTVRVIQKERRQTLIYLADPRASDALTTLRRQRAATDVAVAEIRDSADDSGVRDSIRPDASQRLDSLVDALDGLGSLRRNVEKSAITRAQALEFYNRLVDPCYTFLTSLHALEDVELEKQGRALVGVSRARELLAREDALVTSALITRRITAAEIRAISDLAANRALLYETSLEVLPASEREILERYWRSPDTQPLREAEERLIAGGPTKYPRAIDAPWWQEQATPVLDDLARQSTEAGDRYQDRVEPAAYDVLVRAGVAGVLGFLALLVSVVVSVRIGRDLVRALSRLRKEAHEVSGVRLPSVMRRLAAGETVDVETEAPHLEYEKDEIGQVGQALNTLQRAAVEAAVRQADVRRGVSEVFVNLARRNQVLLHRQLTLLDAMERRTEDSEELADLFRLDHLTTRMRRHAEGLVILSGAAPSRQWRKPIQLMDVVRAAVAEVEDYERVEVRRLPRIGVGGAAVADLTHLIAELLENATVFSPPHTAVQVHGERVANGFTLEIHDRGLGMTPEALLDANLRLAETPEFELSDTDRLGLFVVSRLAQRQNVRISLQPSPYGGTTAVVFIPATLLTDAPDTEGTGFRLDRASDRKSGRIDRDGPPERGRDRRRSDGGRLAALSKVPTGLTSPSVLDGPVELEPPVGALGFDDRPALGGIDTIESIGVIDSAADIEDTESERGGLFRARDFLRTPSDEQHQQASDQVPQRPRGGGPRPTGPVPLPRRTPPTLVSDNGRRVDEAGRAHPAPNRAPSFGRTADAAGRTADAAETASSVGKAEEAPAKGTPGKEGGRVTNNGGLPRRVRQASLAPQLRADASAGRVASASTGGASADGPDIERDAEEVRARMAAMQRGWQRGRRHNAEDATGPDGTAGTAHGTTPEENGR is encoded by the coding sequence ATGCGCTTTCGCGGGAAGTCCATCCGCAGGAAGATCGTGGCGCTGCTGCTCGTGCCGCTCGTGTCCCTCACCGCGCTGTGGGGATTCGCGACCGCACTGACCGGCCAGGAAGCCAAGCAGCTCCTGGACGTGGGCTACATCATCGGCAAGGTCGGCCACCCCATCGAGGACACCGTCCGCGTCATCCAGAAGGAACGCCGCCAGACCCTGATCTATCTCGCGGACCCGCGCGCATCCGACGCCCTGACCACGCTGCGCCGCCAACGCGCCGCCACCGACGTGGCCGTGGCCGAAATCCGCGACAGCGCCGACGACTCCGGTGTACGCGACTCGATCCGGCCCGATGCGTCACAGCGGCTCGATTCGCTCGTCGACGCCCTCGACGGACTCGGCTCACTGCGCCGCAACGTCGAGAAGAGCGCCATCACCCGTGCCCAGGCACTCGAGTTCTACAACCGGCTCGTCGACCCCTGCTACACCTTCCTCACCTCCCTCCACGCACTGGAGGACGTGGAACTGGAGAAGCAGGGCCGCGCCCTCGTCGGCGTGAGCCGCGCCCGCGAACTGCTCGCCCGCGAGGACGCGCTCGTCACCTCCGCGCTGATCACACGCCGGATCACCGCCGCGGAGATCCGCGCGATCTCCGACCTCGCGGCCAACCGGGCGCTGCTGTACGAGACAAGCCTCGAAGTCCTGCCCGCGTCCGAGCGGGAGATCCTCGAACGGTACTGGCGCAGCCCCGACACCCAGCCGCTGCGCGAGGCTGAGGAGAGACTGATCGCGGGCGGCCCCACCAAGTACCCGCGCGCCATCGACGCGCCGTGGTGGCAGGAGCAGGCGACCCCCGTCCTGGACGACCTCGCCCGGCAGAGCACCGAGGCGGGCGACCGTTACCAGGACCGCGTCGAGCCCGCCGCGTACGACGTCCTCGTCAGGGCCGGAGTGGCCGGCGTGCTCGGCTTCCTCGCCCTGCTGGTCTCCGTCGTCGTCTCCGTACGCATCGGCCGCGATCTCGTCCGGGCGCTCTCCCGGCTCCGCAAGGAGGCGCACGAGGTCTCCGGCGTCCGTCTGCCCAGCGTCATGCGCAGGCTCGCCGCCGGTGAGACGGTGGACGTCGAGACCGAAGCACCGCACCTCGAATACGAGAAGGACGAGATAGGCCAGGTCGGCCAGGCGCTCAACACCCTCCAGCGGGCCGCCGTCGAGGCCGCCGTCCGACAGGCCGATGTGCGCCGCGGCGTCTCGGAGGTCTTCGTCAACCTCGCCCGCCGCAACCAGGTGCTGCTCCACCGCCAGCTGACGCTGCTCGACGCCATGGAGCGGCGCACCGAGGACAGCGAGGAACTCGCCGACCTCTTCCGGCTCGACCACCTCACGACCCGCATGCGCCGGCACGCCGAGGGCCTCGTGATCCTCTCCGGGGCCGCCCCGTCCCGCCAGTGGCGCAAGCCCATCCAGCTCATGGACGTCGTCCGCGCAGCGGTCGCCGAGGTCGAGGACTACGAGCGCGTCGAGGTCCGGCGGCTGCCGCGGATCGGCGTGGGCGGGGCCGCGGTCGCCGACCTCACCCATCTGATCGCGGAACTGCTGGAGAACGCCACGGTGTTCTCGCCCCCGCACACCGCCGTGCAGGTGCACGGCGAGCGGGTCGCCAACGGCTTCACCCTGGAGATCCACGACCGCGGACTCGGCATGACGCCCGAGGCGCTGCTCGACGCGAACCTCCGGCTCGCCGAGACGCCCGAGTTCGAGCTCTCCGACACCGACCGCCTCGGCCTGTTCGTCGTCAGCCGGCTGGCCCAGCGGCAGAACGTCCGGATCTCGTTGCAGCCTTCGCCCTACGGAGGCACGACCGCGGTCGTCTTCATCCCGGCCACGCTTCTCACCGACGCGCCGGACACGGAGGGGACCGGGTTCCGCCTCGACCGCGCGAGCGACCGCAAGAGCGGCCGTATCGACCGCGACGGCCCGCCGGAAAGGGGCCGTGACAGGCGTCGTTCCGACGGCGGCAGGCTGGCCGCCCTGTCCAAGGTGCCCACGGGGCTCACCAGTCCCTCCGTGCTCGACGGTCCCGTCGAACTGGAGCCCCCCGTCGGCGCGCTGGGCTTCGACGACCGTCCGGCGCTCGGCGGCATCGACACGATCGAGTCCATCGGAGTGATCGATTCCGCCGCCGACATCGAGGACACGGAGAGCGAGCGCGGCGGGCTGTTCCGCGCCCGCGACTTCCTGCGCACGCCGTCCGACGAGCAGCACCAGCAGGCGTCCGACCAGGTGCCGCAGCGGCCGCGCGGCGGCGGCCCGCGCCCGACGGGCCCCGTTCCGCTGCCGCGCCGGACGCCGCCGACGCTGGTCAGCGACAACGGCCGCCGCGTGGACGAGGCGGGGCGCGCCCATCCCGCCCCCAACCGGGCCCCGTCCTTCGGCCGGACCGCGGACGCGGCGGGTCGGACCGCGGACGCGGCGGAGACTGCCTCTTCCGTGGGGAAGGCCGAGGAGGCCCCGGCCAAGGGGACACCGGGCAAGGAGGGAGGGCGCGTGACGAACAACGGCGGTCTGCCCCGGCGCGTCCGCCAGGCCAGCCTCGCGCCGCAGCTGCGCGCGGACGCCTCGGCGGGCCGCGTCGCCTCCGCCTCCACCGGCGGCGCATCGGCGGACGGGCCGGACATCGAACGTGACGCGGAAGAAGTACGCGCGCGCATGGCCGCGATGCAGCGGGGCTGGCAGCGCGGACGCCGGCACAACGCCGAGGACGCCACCGGCCCCGACGGCACCGCCGGAACAGCACACGGAACGACACCGGAGGAGAACGGTCGATGA
- a CDS encoding GntR family transcriptional regulator, giving the protein MGTTGSGHGQLADDRALLGRTSTAERVADILRTRIAEGFFPPGARLSEDSIGTALGVSRNTLREAFRLLTHERLLVHQLNRGVFVRVLAVEDVEDIYRTRRLVECAVVRGLGKPPFAVDGLRTAVITGEQAASVEDWKGVSTANIHFHRELVALARSVRTDELMRGVLAELRLAFHVVDDPRGLHEPYLVRNREILEALKAGKRDGAERLLAAYLDDSRTRLVRVYAGLVQDGDAAER; this is encoded by the coding sequence GTGGGGACGACGGGGTCCGGACACGGCCAACTGGCGGACGACCGCGCGCTGCTGGGTCGGACCAGCACGGCCGAGCGGGTCGCCGACATCCTGCGCACCCGGATCGCCGAGGGCTTCTTCCCTCCCGGGGCCCGGCTCTCGGAGGACAGCATCGGCACCGCGCTCGGCGTCTCGCGCAACACGCTCCGCGAGGCATTCCGCCTGCTGACCCACGAACGCCTGCTCGTCCACCAGCTCAACCGCGGGGTGTTCGTGCGCGTGCTGGCCGTCGAGGACGTCGAGGACATCTACCGCACCCGCCGGCTCGTCGAGTGCGCGGTCGTCCGAGGGCTCGGCAAGCCGCCGTTCGCCGTCGACGGGCTGCGCACCGCCGTCATCACCGGCGAACAGGCCGCATCCGTGGAGGACTGGAAGGGCGTCTCCACCGCCAACATCCACTTCCACCGGGAGCTCGTCGCGCTCGCACGCAGCGTCCGCACCGACGAGCTCATGCGCGGCGTCCTCGCCGAACTCCGCCTCGCCTTCCACGTCGTGGACGACCCCCGCGGGCTCCATGAGCCGTATCTCGTGCGAAACCGGGAGATTCTGGAAGCTCTCAAGGCGGGGAAGCGGGACGGCGCGGAGCGGCTCCTCGCCGCCTACCTCGACGACTCGCGCACCCGGCTCGTACGGGTGTACGCGGGACTCGTCCAGGACGGGGACGCGGCGGAGCGCTGA
- a CDS encoding MFS transporter, with protein MSTTQTQPKQGERPEDTGAFAFLRALGPRGRRAFGGAFGGYALDSYDFFTLPLSMVAIAAYFSLDSGQTGLLTTVTLVVSAVGGALAGILADRIGRVRALMITVVTYAVFTVACGFAPNYETLLVFRALQGLGFGGEWAVGAILVAEYATARHRGRTLGAIQSAWAAGWALAVVVYTLVFQFLDADTAWRVMFWTGALPALLVVYVRRNVTDAPEATERRRASSERGSFTAIFRNDLGRTTLFAVLLSTGVQGGYYTLATWVPTYLKSERGLTVVGTGGYLTFLISGAFIGYLTGGWLTDVLGRKKNIALFAVLSAACILAYTNIPSGADGLLLVLGFPLGFCMSAIFSGFGSFLAELYPTAVRGTGQGFTYNTGRAVGAFFPTLVGFLAGSWGVGGALVFGAVGYGLAVVALLGLPETRGRELV; from the coding sequence ATGAGTACGACCCAGACGCAGCCGAAGCAGGGCGAACGACCCGAAGACACCGGTGCGTTCGCCTTCCTTCGCGCGCTCGGACCGCGTGGCCGCCGGGCCTTCGGCGGCGCGTTCGGCGGATACGCCCTGGACTCCTACGACTTCTTCACGCTGCCGCTGAGCATGGTGGCCATCGCCGCCTACTTCAGCCTCGACAGCGGACAGACCGGGCTGCTGACCACCGTCACGCTGGTCGTGTCGGCCGTCGGCGGTGCACTGGCCGGGATTCTGGCCGACCGCATCGGCCGGGTCCGGGCGCTGATGATCACCGTGGTCACGTACGCGGTGTTCACCGTCGCCTGCGGCTTCGCCCCCAACTACGAGACCCTGCTGGTCTTCCGGGCGCTCCAGGGCCTGGGCTTCGGCGGCGAATGGGCGGTCGGCGCGATCCTCGTCGCCGAGTACGCCACGGCCAGGCACCGGGGCCGCACGCTCGGCGCGATCCAGAGCGCCTGGGCCGCCGGCTGGGCCCTGGCGGTCGTCGTGTACACGCTGGTGTTCCAGTTCCTCGACGCGGACACGGCGTGGCGGGTCATGTTCTGGACGGGCGCGCTGCCCGCCCTGCTCGTCGTCTACGTCCGGCGGAACGTGACGGATGCGCCGGAGGCGACCGAGCGCCGGCGCGCAAGCAGCGAACGCGGCTCGTTCACGGCGATATTCCGCAACGACCTGGGGCGCACGACGCTCTTCGCGGTGCTGCTCTCCACCGGGGTCCAGGGCGGCTACTACACACTCGCGACCTGGGTGCCGACCTATCTCAAGTCCGAGCGGGGACTGACGGTCGTCGGTACGGGCGGCTATCTGACCTTCCTCATATCCGGCGCCTTCATCGGCTATCTCACCGGCGGCTGGCTCACGGACGTGCTGGGCCGCAAGAAGAACATCGCCCTGTTCGCCGTGCTCTCCGCCGCCTGCATCCTGGCGTACACGAACATTCCGTCGGGGGCGGACGGACTGCTGCTCGTGCTCGGATTCCCGCTCGGCTTCTGCATGTCGGCGATATTCAGCGGCTTCGGTTCGTTCCTGGCCGAGCTGTATCCGACGGCCGTGCGCGGGACGGGTCAGGGCTTCACGTACAACACCGGGCGGGCGGTGGGGGCCTTCTTCCCCACGCTCGTCGGGTTCCTGGCGGGGAGCTGGGGCGTCGGCGGCGCCCTGGTCTTCGGCGCCGTCGGCTACGGCCTCGCGGTGGTGGCGCTGCTCGGGCTGCCCGAGACCCGCGGGCGAGAGCTCGTGTGA
- a CDS encoding LamB/YcsF family protein, producing the protein MTWASIDLNADLGEGFGRWRLTDDEQLLSVVTSANVACGFHAGDAFTMRQVCAMAAERRVRIGAQVSYRDLAGFGRRSMDVPASELAAETAYQIGALEVFARAAGSRVSYVKPHGALYNRVVHDEEQAEAVIEGILLTGERLPVLGLPGSQLHTMAEKAGLPVVTEAFADRAYRADGTLVPRGQEGAVVTDPGAVVERSVSVARFGVVTSLCGRPVGVRARSLCLHSDTPGAVGLARRVRSRLETSGVRVEAFV; encoded by the coding sequence ATGACCTGGGCTTCGATCGACCTCAACGCCGACCTCGGCGAGGGCTTCGGCCGCTGGCGGCTGACCGACGACGAACAGCTGCTCTCCGTCGTCACCAGCGCCAATGTGGCCTGTGGCTTCCACGCCGGGGACGCCTTCACCATGCGGCAGGTCTGTGCCATGGCGGCGGAGCGCAGAGTGCGCATCGGCGCCCAGGTGTCCTACCGGGACCTGGCCGGTTTCGGCCGCCGGTCGATGGATGTGCCGGCCTCCGAACTGGCCGCCGAGACCGCCTACCAGATCGGGGCGCTGGAGGTGTTCGCCCGCGCCGCCGGTTCGCGCGTCTCGTACGTCAAGCCGCACGGGGCGCTCTACAACCGGGTCGTCCACGACGAGGAACAGGCCGAGGCCGTCATCGAGGGGATCCTGCTCACCGGGGAGCGGCTGCCGGTGCTGGGACTGCCGGGCTCCCAGCTGCACACGATGGCGGAGAAGGCCGGACTCCCCGTCGTCACCGAGGCGTTCGCGGACCGGGCCTACCGGGCGGACGGCACCCTCGTGCCACGGGGGCAGGAGGGCGCCGTCGTCACCGACCCCGGGGCGGTGGTCGAACGGTCGGTGTCCGTGGCCCGGTTCGGAGTGGTCACCTCGTTGTGCGGACGGCCGGTGGGCGTGCGCGCCCGCTCGCTCTGTCTGCACAGCGACACCCCCGGAGCGGTCGGCCTGGCCCGCCGGGTGCGGTCCCGGCTGGAGACGTCGGGGGTCCGGGTGGAGGCCTTCGTATGA
- a CDS encoding allophanate hydrolase subunit 1, whose translation MRLLRVGDGALLVELADGTEAEALHAELLRRRAAGTLPAIREIVPAARTVLLDGVAEPARLAAELPGWQIPPLAPDAGQAVEIPVRYDGPDLAEVAALWGVGADEAARLHSAAEFHVAFCGFAPGFGYLTGLGERFAVPRRTTPRTSVPAGSVALAGPYTGVYPRSSPGGWQLIGTTDAVLWDPAREPAALLSPGVRVRFLPVGAGAGR comes from the coding sequence ATGAGACTGCTGCGCGTCGGCGACGGGGCGCTGCTCGTGGAGCTGGCCGATGGCACGGAGGCCGAGGCGCTCCATGCCGAACTGCTGCGCCGCCGCGCCGCCGGCACCCTCCCGGCGATACGGGAGATCGTGCCGGCGGCCCGGACCGTGCTCCTCGACGGCGTCGCGGAGCCGGCGCGGCTGGCCGCCGAGCTGCCCGGCTGGCAGATACCGCCCCTCGCCCCGGACGCCGGGCAGGCGGTCGAGATACCCGTGCGCTACGACGGGCCCGATCTGGCGGAGGTCGCGGCGCTCTGGGGGGTCGGCGCGGACGAGGCAGCGCGCCTTCACTCGGCGGCCGAATTCCATGTCGCCTTCTGCGGGTTCGCTCCCGGATTCGGCTATCTGACCGGACTCGGCGAGCGGTTCGCGGTTCCGCGGCGGACCACGCCCCGCACCTCGGTGCCCGCGGGATCGGTCGCGCTGGCCGGCCCGTACACCGGTGTGTACCCCCGCTCCTCCCCCGGTGGCTGGCAGCTGATAGGGACCACGGATGCGGTCCTGTGGGACCCCGCGCGGGAGCCTGCCGCATTGCTGTCCCCGGGGGTCCGCGTGCGGTTCCTGCCCGTCGGCGCGGGGGCCGGCCGGTGA